The following proteins come from a genomic window of Nostoc sp. ATCC 53789:
- the pstA gene encoding phosphate ABC transporter permease PstA, whose amino-acid sequence MTSSFPERSLTRAPMSQRTLFNTVMTVVAFICGILALVPLLAVLSYVIIQGFSSLSPSLFFELPPKALQQGGGFGNAILGTLLMVGIAALISIPFGVLAAIYITEFSSAQVARWVRFAANVLSGVPSIIAGVFAYGIVVLTLVKLNLGSYSALGGGFALAILMLPIIVRTTDEALQLVSQDLRQASVGLGATNFQTVTQVVLPAALPAIVTGATLAIARASGETAPLLFTALFSNFWPDGLFQPTASLAVLVYKYAISPFKNWQSLAWAASLILVLMVLITSIIARWATRKKA is encoded by the coding sequence ATGACTTCTAGTTTTCCAGAGCGCAGTCTAACTCGCGCTCCTATGTCTCAAAGGACACTGTTTAATACAGTAATGACAGTAGTTGCATTTATCTGTGGGATATTGGCACTTGTGCCTTTGCTAGCAGTACTTTCTTACGTCATTATTCAAGGCTTTAGCAGTTTGAGTCCCAGCCTCTTTTTTGAACTGCCACCCAAAGCTTTACAACAGGGAGGAGGCTTTGGTAATGCCATCTTGGGAACACTATTAATGGTAGGAATTGCTGCCCTGATTAGTATCCCATTTGGTGTTTTAGCGGCAATATATATCACAGAATTTAGTTCGGCGCAAGTAGCGAGATGGGTACGTTTTGCAGCTAACGTCTTGAGTGGAGTCCCGTCAATTATTGCTGGGGTATTTGCCTATGGCATTGTAGTTTTGACACTAGTAAAGTTAAACTTAGGATCATACTCTGCTTTAGGTGGAGGGTTTGCACTGGCAATTTTGATGTTGCCAATTATTGTCCGAACCACTGATGAAGCCTTGCAGTTAGTCTCGCAAGATTTGCGACAAGCATCTGTAGGGTTAGGGGCAACTAACTTTCAAACAGTAACACAAGTAGTTTTGCCAGCAGCTCTACCTGCGATTGTAACTGGGGCAACGCTAGCGATCGCCAGAGCATCTGGAGAAACCGCACCTTTACTATTTACTGCGCTATTTTCCAATTTTTGGCCCGATGGCTTATTCCAACCAACAGCTTCCCTTGCTGTTTTGGTTTACAAATATGCTATTTCTCCGTTTAAAAATTGGCAATCACTAGCTTGGGCGGCATCTTTGATTTTGGTATTGATGGTTCTAATCACAAGTATCATTGCTCGCTGGGCTACTCGCAAAAAAGCTTAG
- the pstC gene encoding phosphate ABC transporter permease subunit PstC — translation MTTNSQNLSSATKNRSDVEKSLDRGFIWLTKIFAFGVAATLLWIGLQVAIASWPAIQKFGASFLANTTWNPVNDSYGVLPQIYGTLLSSFIGLLIAVPIGVGTAIVLSEDFLPAKVKLVLVFAVELLAAIPSVVYGVWGIFVLVPILTNLGKWLNSYFGWIPFFSTPPTGPGMLPAGVILAIMTLPIITALSRDALISIPPSLRQAAVGLGATRWETILQILIPAAFSGIVSAVMLALGRAMGETMAVTMLIGNSNNISISLLAPGNTISSLLANQFSEASGLQVSALMYAALVLFFLTLVVNIMAEFIVLRVKRL, via the coding sequence ATGACTACAAATTCTCAAAATCTTTCATCAGCGACAAAAAATCGCTCTGATGTAGAAAAATCCCTAGATCGCGGTTTTATCTGGCTAACTAAAATTTTTGCCTTTGGGGTTGCTGCCACTTTATTATGGATCGGCTTACAGGTCGCAATTGCTTCTTGGCCTGCCATCCAAAAGTTTGGTGCTAGCTTTTTAGCTAACACCACTTGGAACCCAGTTAATGATAGCTACGGGGTGCTACCTCAAATTTATGGAACTCTCTTGAGTTCTTTTATCGGTTTACTGATAGCTGTACCGATTGGAGTAGGTACTGCTATTGTACTAAGCGAGGATTTTTTACCCGCAAAAGTGAAGTTGGTACTGGTTTTTGCAGTAGAACTGCTTGCAGCTATTCCCAGCGTTGTTTATGGCGTGTGGGGTATTTTTGTTTTAGTGCCTATCTTAACTAACTTGGGAAAATGGCTCAATAGTTACTTTGGCTGGATACCATTTTTTAGCACCCCCCCTACAGGGCCAGGAATGTTACCGGCGGGAGTCATATTAGCAATTATGACTTTGCCCATCATCACAGCCCTATCGCGTGATGCCTTGATTTCTATACCCCCCAGTTTGCGCCAAGCCGCCGTAGGACTAGGAGCAACCCGATGGGAAACTATATTACAAATACTTATTCCAGCAGCCTTTTCGGGGATAGTTAGCGCTGTGATGTTGGCACTCGGTCGGGCAATGGGAGAAACAATGGCTGTAACAATGTTGATTGGTAATTCCAACAACATTAGTATCTCCCTGTTAGCACCAGGCAATACAATTTCTTCTCTACTGGCGAATCAATTTTCCGAAGCTAGTGGTTTGCAAGTTTCGGCTTTAATGTACGCTGCTTTAGTTCTATTCTTCTTGACCTTGGTAGTTAATATCATGGCCGAGTTTATCGTTCTGAGAGTCAAGCGACTGTAG